In the Pecten maximus chromosome 5, xPecMax1.1, whole genome shotgun sequence genome, TGAGTTAAGTATTCTTCCTCAACACCAGAATTAATCATTATAAATGATGGTCAACTGTTAGGttctaaatcaaaatattgGAGGTCTggtacaaattaaatatattggGGTCAGAGGTAAACCACTTTACTGTCCATCAGTTGTCGAAGTCTGGTGTTGATACCAAAAAACTCAGGCTACCTTTGAACAAGAGGCAAAGAAAAAAActtatatgaaaacaaatactGAGGCTATCAATGGGGTTTTAGctcaaatcgccttgcgtccgtggtccgtaaacaattcctgttatcactatttctaagaaagtactgtagggatctttatcaaatttcatatgtaggttccccttagtcccttgttatgcatattgcatttttggaccatGGCCAAAAGAtagccgtcttggattttgccaattgaagtttgttattgctattttacagaaggtactgaagggatctttctcaaatatcattatgtaggttccccttggtgcgtcgtattgcattttgggaccaatctgaaaacatggtcgacagacagccattatcactaaatctaatatttcatatacaagTTCCCCTTGTtggaaaagtactggagggatgtttctcaatttacacagattagtaaggggaagggaaaaatagagaagatcaatctgacatggaacctataaagatcgttcaatggtgggcgccaagatccctctgggatctcttgttctttttttttttttttttttgcaattcaAACCATTaaattgtatgttgtatatatatttagcaAAAAGAAGGGTGTTTTTGTCTCACTTGATATAAAAAGATTTAAGCAAGTTGATATAATCTAGGGAGTGTATGTATTCACAAGATGTAGCCATTGTCATGACTTCAGAATAGATTGAGTTCATGTGCCTGCATACTAACTGGAAGTTAATTAACATTTATATGTCTGGATTGATACTTTAGTTTTAACCTTTTAATGGTAATAAAAAACTTGTTTACTTCCTGTGACTCTTCTGACCTGAATATTCTGTTTCTactttttattgtaattttaatGAAAGCACTGTTAAATGACATGATGATTGTCCTATATCAAcaatataaaattgtttaaaataaaacaatacctaCCCTATACCATCCAACATAAACATATTTGCTAGacaaacaatacatatttttaaCATAATGTAATTACTAGAGGCTACAGGATCAAAAAGTGTCACACTAAATGTGTAAGTCAGCTTGGGAACGTGATCATGCATCAAAtgctttaatttacatatattgacGGTAGGTTGGAAAATGATGGAGATTTGAGATAATTTATACGTGAGAAAACAGGGGAGATTAATATACCAGTGTACAAGAAGTTCTCAGATAAATGCAGCAAAAACATACAACATATTGGTAGAGATATAGCCCTCAAATATTAATCAGGCAGCTGCAGTAATTGTTGGCATTAATAAATTTTTTCAACCTAATGAGCACACCTGTCCCAATAAGCAGCCCGACCCCCTCCCCCTATCCCCACCCCTCCACCAGccccaccccctccccaccccatCTTTTCTGAAAAATAGGACGGGAGTACAAAATTAAAATCTGTAGTCAATACCGTCTGATAAagaagtcatacatgtataaacaatttGTTTCTAAAAAGTCACTTTTGTTTTTGACACCGATTTCACATGGCAACGtgtcaatgaaaatatttttatcaataaaacataGTAATTCAAACTAAACATCATTGATATATCCAGGTATATATTTAGGTACAGATATGTATTGTATCTCTATAGTTGACAGTGCTTGGTACACCAGCAGAGGAGGGTCTGTGTGGTAAGGATGATCTGATCAAGGGTGGAGCCTTCGAGGGAGTTGATGCTGCAATGATGGCACACCCCTCCCAGTTTACACTGTCAAAACCCAACTATGTCTCAATGACTCCGTAAGTTATCAATTTATTCAGAAATGCAATTGTTATACAATATTAACCTCATTAAATAAAATGcttttatttttctatcaaTCTAGATACAATATTCATATTATTAACTGAAAATATTGAATAGTATTATTTTTGATGCAACTAGAGCCTGTGTAATGTTGTGGGTGGTactggtatacaatgtatactgaaAGTGTTAGATTTTTGATGCTATAACATCTTAACTTGGAATACCAGATTTGATCTGGaaggggagtatgtaaccctggtaaatactagccacaatataccgctcggctagagatatcttctctttagctcgatcggttgagcataagactTGTAAGCCCGAGGTTCctgggtttgatccctagcggaggcagtgatttaaatttgattaatcaTGCACTCTGTTACATGAAGATGACAGCATaagtatacataaatattaaGTGGGAgtgatatttgtgtacatgtacacacagggacttggcgtCCAAAACCATTGTAATTTCTTTGGAATAAAGGTTGGATTTtttcgtgccaagtccctgtgactgtgtatattttgtatgtgatCTTTTCTGTCCTATTCAGGACTCATTCATTAGCTGATAGTGTTTATTAAAATCATAATGAAGTAATTTGTGTGTGATATGCTTATCCTAAAAACTAAGACAGGTTTCATTGTACCATGAAAACAGAAAATAGATTTTCCATTTTTCTCTAGTGTGACGATAACCTACAGGGGTCAGGCCGCCCATGCCTCCTCGTACCCCTGGGAGGGCCTGAACGCCCTGGATGCAGCCGTTCTCTGCTATAACAACATTTCATGTCTTCGTCAACAAATGAAACCTACCTGGCGCGTTCATGGTAAATTATCTGCCCTTGCTACTTTTTAACTTCACTGTGATGATaaataaagaatttgaaaaaaaaaaaagatggtgATTAACTTATGAACCATAAAATCGTTAtcttcatatttggtttgagtGATTTTGGTGTCtgaatttgattttgttgtttaaggttgaaaatacattttcaaatcatacacaatggtacatttgtataaaagaaaaaatgtttaaaagttttCTAAAAACAAATACCCCCGTactgaaaatttgaatttgataacAAGTAAACGATTAAAATGTTTCCTACCCACTTATCCAATCTTTAAATCCTGTATCACGTTTAACAGACAGAAGCTATCAATGCTAATACactctgtatataacatacgaAACCAggaacaacatatatatatctcgGGAAAAACTGTATCTACAGcatcaaaaatatgaaatatgttttgtttttgtattgtttgtaggTGTGATAAGTAAGGGAGGTCTCCAGCCCAACATCATACCAGAAGAAACCGAACTACAGTATTATCTCCGAACCCCGACAGAACCGGAACTCAAAGTGCTAATATCAAAGGTCAACAACTGTATCAAAGCTGCTGCCCTAGCAACAGGTTGTGAGGTTagtattttaaatttgttttaactacatgtattattatatagtTGCCATGTAGGTATTTTTATCAATCAGATTTTAGAAATAAATCCATCCAAAGTATCATCTAAATAAATGATGAATGGAACCTGAATGACAACTTTCTTATTATGTTCCAAAGATTATTAGATCCAATTGGCTCATATCTTTAAGTTATGTAGTTAACTCAAATCATTTTTTCTATCTTTAAACTGATTATTCTTTCAGACGGACTTCAAATATTCAGACAAACATTATTTTTCACTGTTGTCCAATGCTACAATGGCTGCCACTTTTGAAGAGAACGCGAAGTCAGTTGGAGTAGCATTTGAACAGAAAGATGAGTTAATCAGGAAGTTTGGGGGATCTACGGACATGGGGAATGTGTCCCACGTAGTACCAAGTATCCACCCAAAGTTCTACATCGGAACCAAGGCCAGTAACCATTCAAAGCCCTTCACAAAAGCTGCAGGTAGGCATGGATAGTGTACATGAACTTTAATTTGGGTTAACTTTGTGTCTGTGTGAAATGGAAtctaaatcattttttttacctTACCTGCCATGGTGCCGTATCAGTCCAGCTGTCCGTcatcaactttttcctttaaacaacttcttcttaataaccatgAGGCTCACAGACTTGATATTAGTactgtggcatgctggggtgaaaggctaccaagtttgttcaaataaatgaccttaacctacattcaaggtcacaaaggtcaaataggctaaaatctttaaaaacttcttctcaataagcaagaggccTAGTGAGTTGacattgggtctgtagcatttTGGGGTAAAGAGCTTCCATGTTTTTCTTCAAATGACTGACcttgacatacaacattcaagGACACCGGTcttttaaacaatgatttctttataGCCAAGATAGCCTAGCCTTCTGTGACATTTGAACAAAGTGGTAATCAGCGTAGTCACTTCAAAATTGCTCTAGAAGcagatgagcgatacaggctcattgggcctcttgtctaatgaaattttaaataagCTTGTAGCTTGTGCAGTACTGACCATTCggtagtctagtggtaggacacagggctaTAATATTATACGACTCAAAGGTCGCTAGTTTGAGTCCTGGCACTATGTCGTATCCGTGAATAAGACACTTTACTCTGTTGAGTTCCCGTCGACTCTGCTGTAAATGAGTATATGGTATAGGGCAGTTCAAGAAATGTTGTGTGCAAGCTGTTAGCaccaaaatggcagctccggctgtttGCTCCcaagggagttgagaaagacattggctggtgGCTAAAGGCCCAATAACCACAGGTAATAATTTGTTAACCACTTTGAGACGGCTATGTTGTTGTGATGTAGCAGTATATAAAATAAGGGCCAGGTATTGGTTAACACATCTTGATGaagattttacatttttgaattTCAGGTGACCCTATGGCCCAGCCATACACACTGGCAATAGCTAAAGGACTGGCTATGACAGCTCTGGACATCTTCACAAAACCAGACCTCCTGTCTACCATAAAGGCCGACTATCATAAAGACGTCGGTGAACAAGCTTAGACTGACAATCATACAAAGATTATAGTACATTGTGGAAAAggttttaatcagattgatatGTGATAGGACATATACAGCATTAACAATTTACTATTTATACCGATgatttttatgacattttgGATCGATGTGAAATCAGTTGCATTTATTCtgattcaaaatatttattattacaCAGTATTTATAGCTTACTTATGCCAAAGAACTGATGAGCTTATCCCACGGTGGGACTCAATAGGGGAAGTATACATGTGATATCTAAGTGTGTTTTTGAATTTGCTGTGAATTATCACAGGAGCCAGGAAATCAAATGCTTGATTTATAACTTTACTGTAAGTGAGTGTTTCGAAGAGATTGCTGAAATATCCAGGCGAACCatacaggccctatgggcctTTCGTTCTTACTCGGATTGCAACCAAGCTTGATCTGTGAAAAAGCTTGGGTACACATATATTAGTATTCCAGAGCTTTATTGTCATTATAAATTCAGCATTTTGAACCGCGTGACATTTGTCATCATTCCCTGGATCTGTATATTGCTTATCAATGGCCGATATTTCTGTAGTGATTGTTTTGTCTGATTTTATACAAATAAGCATTAGTATACCATAGATCAAAGTGATGTAGGTGTCAGACCCgaggataatattttattcagGGTCAAAGGAATGTGTTGGTGTAGATATTCAGTTGCAATTTGCAATATTGACTGACAATCAGATTACTGTACAAATCTagtcagattttttttattgctttttaGATTTAAAGGTTGTAGTGTATATTGGATAGATAATTCCAGGATTAAGAGATTTATACTAACTGCTTAAAAAAAGGTGTCTCTTCTATAGAGGATTGGACCTAAAATAGGAAATAGGGTGTTACTGTTCAGAAGGTTAATACAAACACTACTAAACTAGTCACCATTAACTGGCAATGAAAACCCCATGAACACAAACCATTAATAAGCAATGACTGCTAATTACCATTAAAGGTGTGTTTAATGGGTAACCCATTGAATTAGATTAAGTTGAAAATTAAAGTTAGTGGCTTCCCTTAGAGTAGTATTGAATACAGgaattagaatatatatttttcgaattttttcttttttgctcAAGGTCAAATGAGCATTGGTAACGAAAATTAAGGCAGCAGATCAGTGAATaagcatttatttatttgaaatctgtGATGTCAGTTCTGACCTCTTCTGACCAAAGGAATTTCTACTGTTAAACAGCCCAATTTGTCAAAACTTTGATAACATGTTTATCGAAATGGCCTTGGGAAAATTACATTATATGTTAATTTTTAACCATGTGCTATTTCTTCTCTACATTTTGCCTGCTAGTGATTACCATATTTGTTCTCATAATTCTTTGTTTTCTTAAACAGTACTTGTTATAATTTTTGATCAAATCAAAGTTTGAAATAACACTACATAATTCGTCTTGTGTTATTTTACAATTCTGATGAGATATAcacaaatcatttaaaaaatcatataattatTCAAGTGTTACTTTTATAAGGTGTTATTTGAATTCTTTGGACTGTTCGGAATTATGAAGTTTTTGTTAGTATTCATCTCATTTTCCTGACTTTTTAACGAATGTACCTCTTGTGTTTACTTttaggtaacatatataccctCAAATGCTTTCATGGAAATATGAATGCCACTGGATCCATAGCGACTTGGCACAAATTTCCTATTGCCAGTCGATATATCAGGGTTGGGaatttgtgtcaagtccctgtgcctgAATATTATAGAGTTGTATTGTATATTCTGGACAGAACTCAGGGAATCAGTAAGTATACGGGAGTGTACCTAAGGGTATTTGTATATCCTCATATGATTTACAGCTGGTATTGtttgtatgtgatatttttGGAGTGTTCCTTTTGtcatttgaatacattttttgttgaaataaacaGGTTCAGTAACAAACATATGATGTTTTAGttgtttacattaaataatATTAAGATTGGATAAATGTGTGTTGATTCTTAAATTTGATAAGCCATCCTAGctatacagtaaatacaaatatttattactgtataaaatgaaatGTCTCCTGTGTATAAACTTTCGATGTTTTCGTAGTTGCTAAGGAACCAGGAATATAGATACAAtgaatattgttgtatgtattattgttatatcattgtcacATAGGCAAACAATGAAAGTTTGAACCCaggaaataatttgaaagtttCAAACCAGGAAAGAAAGTAGACATGAATATTCCATGTCATACTACAGTATGGTATCAATGAAATTCAATGAATATTGGGCTGTTCCATGGtttcaataaatgtatacatgttggAGATGCTGAATGTGACCAACATGTTATGCTTCAATGCTGTCTACCATTCACAGCGACATAGTATGCTGCGTTGTAACTGGACACTTTAGTCGCGACTTGAcacatggtgtatgtatatttcacatTGATACGTATAGAAACAGACGCTTGCATGTTGTTTCACATATTTAATGGACGGAATTGTACTTCCacatttatatcttttatatttacatattcaatgtacaaaattttacataaatattatatttacaataacaaGTACTGTCACCTATTTGGTGACCATCAATATCACAGATAATGAGGAATGTAAgtaaaaatataccaaaacGAACTTACCAACACAGATACACAAATGTATTGTCTGCCAATCAAAAATACAAAGGCACAGTGCAATGCTGTTGTTTTAGctttgaaaatatgaaataacattttagcaaaactttttttcaaatattctaTAAAGCACTGTTTAAAAATTGTTAATGCTGAAATATTAAATCACAATCCAACAAAGCTAAGGCTAATTTGAAAGTTTAAACTTAATTAACCAGGTAATTAAATACATTGATTGCATCTTCCTACTGAAGGAAATATTATGCATCAACTTATCTTTTAAAACTGATGTCACAGTTACCAAGTCTTAATTCAGAATGTCTAATTTTCTCGAACACTAGTTATTCCATTTGGCATGTACATAGATGACATGATCCAGAATTATTTTGTCCACAGTTTCATTCACTTGTGCATGTGCTTTTTCATCGGAACTGTCACGTGAATTTCTCACGCTACCCATGTTGCTGTCGGTTCAATTCCACGAAGGGCAAAGAATGTCTCTAATTTGATATCGAAATCTCCGGGCCGTTCTGTGGGGTCGCGATACCTTACAGTCATATTGTCTCCCAAGTACTTAATCAGCCTGCATGTGTCCTCAAATTTTTTTAGTTTCTGTTTATACTTTTTCCTAATGTAATCTGAACTTTTGGGGTTGAAAGCTGCAAAGAAAATGAAAACTGGTATAAACACAGAATGATGCTAATAATCCTTAAATTAGGTCAGTTTCAGATTTTGATGAGTATAGGCGCCTCTGAAAAGTTTAATTCTGAAACAATGTTCAAGAAAATTTGACTGAAATTACTAATATCATTTAAAACTTAATCCTTTTATCATTGATAATTCATACACAATTTGACCATCAGTAAAATGCAGTATGTGAAACTCTTACATATTGACGTAAAAAGTGATTCAAGTAATGCAATATGCAAGACaaagtaatttgtaaattaaatgtaatttgtaaattaaatgtaatttttaaattaaatgtaatttgtaaattaaatttaaattgttcCAAACTCTTGTATGTTTTTCTCACATTAAAATTGTTCCTAAACACTCATACAAACCCCCAAGTTCTGGAATACAAAGATTACCTTTCAGGTGATAAGCAACATAGATCAATGACGATCTACTGGGGCTCAAGAAGGGGTATTTAGGTTTGAAGTTTCCGACGGCAGTCATTGCCTTGATGAGTGACGTTGCAACTGTCTGCTCCATGTAGCCAAGCATGGGTAGATTAGTGACTGTTAAACTTTCTTTAGCAGGTGGAAGTTTGTGTGGCAGTTTAAGATCCCAGTAATTCTCTGGTAATCTGAGgaaaaaagttattttattatcagaGTTTTCATAAGTTCATTAGAATTCAAAGACATTTAAATTCTGGTTAACCAAAATTCTCATTTAATGGTTAAAATTTACAGACAATATGAAACCATGATCATCTTAAATCATTCTAAAACTGGCTATTTTCTAaattaaatttttgaaattatttctaGTTGACAGTCAAACAATTTCTCAAAATCCAGTAATTGTATGTAGGTTTTCTTTACAAGGATACTGGTCAGTTGACCATATGGATGTTAGAATTTATACCCTTTGTAAAATTTTGACTTACTTCATAAATTTAAGGAGTTTTTCTTCACTTTCCATGTAGTAGaatttttctctgtattctaCAATAAGGTCAGGATTGCCTGGAATTATTGCTTCGTATctggaaagaaagaaaaaaagagtgAACCatatattgtaaaatgtacATAGAAACTGTCCCGAGAAAAGTGGCCTACCCTCAAGTCTACTTTACACATAACAGAGGAGTCCGATAACACTAAAGGTAATTCaaagttatatatgtacatatataatgtaatcaCTTTGCATGTTACATTTTCTGacttttaattcaattttacaGCCACTAAGTTAACATGAAAATGACTTCATTTTATAATGgaattttgaaagttttcaGTTTTTATTCTCAGTGTACAGTTTTCGTTGTGACACATACCTGCACTTGCCATCTAAGAAGGTGACTGGGCAGTACCCCTTGACCTCTATCTCCTGTGAGGCTTTCACTTCATCAGGGTATCGCCGGATTGGGAGAAGGTCCTTTGCTGGGAGTTTCCTGGGAGCCAGGGGTGGGACATACTTCTCTGGTTCCTCGAGGAATAGTTTAAGCTCCTCAGCGCCAGCCATCTTGTAATAATGACCTGATGGACAGAAGTAAGATCATATACTTGACACAATGTTAGGAATTAGACTGTTTTTCACAACTaaagaaaacatttatattagaacttttcttttaaaagaatttacattttttgccactgacaacaatacaatatttgtatacctCTTCAAATGGTTTTTGGCTTACCTGATGTcatacacaaaatgtaaattcaaattaagtaaaaaagatttaaataaaatcattaatgttCACAAAAACAATGGAGTTGCCTTTTATAAATTAATGTCTTGGTAACTGTTTTTTTACCTCTGAATTCGGCAGCAAATTCCAGTGTTGGATTTGTGGAGCAGTCAACAAGTTCCCCACGAAGGGCGAGACTGACAGGACAGTATTGGCCATAGTCTCCCATCCTCTGTAGGAATTCATTGGGTGTAATACACATGTCAGCGATGGATGCTGATTTACCTATAATGGTAGAAAACAATTTTCTGAATAAAATGCATttctattttcaaatatttttccatttttccAATAATCACATTAATGAATACATGTAACTTGTTcagttttactatttattaaggaaatgatgaaatttaaaaacacattCTCAAATACTACAGCTTCACTACTTGTCATGGaatgaattaatttaaattCCAGTTTTAAAATTCGCTTTATTCGGGCCATAACATAGAATTTCTCCTACGAGAAACGTCTACTATTTTTTCTTTGCTCACCATCGGACACCCGCTGTAGGTATGtctgtatctgtgtgacagaGTTACTCGCGATCTCCGAGCCCTTATTCCACATCCACCACTTGGAGTTCTCGCCGGGAATTTGGATGTAGTTCATGTGTTGAGACCTGTACCATTCTCGCACGGCAGCAATCTCCTTGTTGTAAGCAGCCATCTTCACAGCTAGAATCTGAGAACTGTCGTGTAGTGGTATAGTTCTggaagacaaaaaaaaaccttggaTGTTACTTTGTTCAAACTCAAGTTGATAGGTAAAGAAAATGGTCATG is a window encoding:
- the LOC117327228 gene encoding peptidase M20 domain-containing protein 2-like, with translation MADLKKIACDYIDELTVDLGSLSDDIWNHPELGYKEYHAHDVISNFLEERGFQVERKYKLETSFCARFGHNLSDDLPHVAVLCEYDALPGIGHACGHNLIAEVGVATGLAIKQALQRADKPLGKLTVLGTPAEEGLCGKDDLIKGGAFEGVDAAMMAHPSQFTLSKPNYVSMTPVTITYRGQAAHASSYPWEGLNALDAAVLCYNNISCLRQQMKPTWRVHGVISKGGLQPNIIPEETELQYYLRTPTEPELKVLISKVNNCIKAAALATGCETDFKYSDKHYFSLLSNATMAATFEENAKSVGVAFEQKDELIRKFGGSTDMGNVSHVVPSIHPKFYIGTKASNHSKPFTKAAGDPMAQPYTLAIAKGLAMTALDIFTKPDLLSTIKADYHKDVGEQA